A stretch of the Phycisphaerales bacterium genome encodes the following:
- a CDS encoding DUF58 domain-containing protein, which yields MSSNNQNYVRAEQYLAPETLAQLAPLELRAKMIVEGVMSGMHRSPYQGMAVEFAQHRQYVPGDDLKHLDWKVYGRSDKLTIKQFQQETNLDILLLVDASASMGFGSLDIKQGWGGTKASEKTKTWTKFDHATAIATAVSFLCLHQQDRVGLVTYNSELQNMVQRSNSQGQWHRILNSLSTVPVGEKTNLVKLADQALSKIRNKALFVIVSDFFEPPEAIQQALARFKHRQKDVMLLQVLDNQEIQFPFMRDAAFQGLESEGRVRVDPKALRNAYLEVLANHIEKISLMAGQFGFSHTIFDSHKSVGPAISKILVRRSALIKRSKSA from the coding sequence ATGAGTAGTAACAACCAAAATTATGTTCGTGCAGAGCAGTATTTGGCACCCGAAACACTCGCCCAACTAGCGCCATTAGAGTTACGCGCAAAAATGATTGTTGAAGGAGTTATGAGTGGAATGCACCGCTCTCCGTATCAAGGTATGGCAGTTGAGTTTGCTCAACACCGTCAATATGTTCCTGGCGACGACCTTAAACATCTCGACTGGAAGGTATATGGACGATCAGACAAACTCACTATCAAGCAGTTTCAACAAGAAACAAATCTTGACATCTTATTGTTAGTTGATGCTTCCGCTTCAATGGGATTCGGATCTCTTGATATCAAACAAGGGTGGGGTGGCACGAAGGCAAGTGAAAAAACAAAAACATGGACAAAGTTTGATCACGCAACCGCCATTGCCACAGCGGTTTCTTTTTTATGTCTTCACCAACAAGATCGAGTGGGATTAGTGACCTACAACAGTGAATTACAAAACATGGTCCAGCGTAGTAATAGCCAAGGCCAGTGGCATCGCATATTGAATTCATTAAGCACTGTGCCAGTAGGCGAAAAAACAAACTTGGTAAAACTAGCAGACCAGGCGCTAAGTAAAATTAGAAACAAAGCATTGTTTGTTATTGTTTCAGATTTCTTTGAGCCACCAGAAGCAATTCAACAAGCACTTGCTCGATTTAAACACCGACAAAAAGATGTCATGTTGCTCCAGGTGTTAGACAACCAAGAGATCCAGTTTCCTTTTATGCGGGACGCGGCATTTCAGGGTCTTGAATCAGAGGGTCGCGTTCGGGTTGATCCAAAGGCATTGCGAAATGCGTATCTTGAGGTGCTTGCCAATCATATTGAGAAAATTAGTTTGATGGCAGGCCAATTTGGTTTTAGCCACACCATTTTCGATAGCCACAAATCAGTCGGACCCGCTATTAGTAAAATTCTTGTCCGACGCAGCGCGCTCATTAAGCGGAGTAAATCAGCATGA
- a CDS encoding galactosyltransferase-related protein has protein sequence MTHSSSSSSLVPRFHAIVTTHTDQHLANTLLALIKQSPTPASITVTVDGEHVTVQDVVAAVAKKTGYPLNCVTRRHMGEPRRAQTRNNGVRALLEQGVDQSDWLLFIDGDCLAAPNLITAHTKSTKNAKFSIGYFINLTEQQTAQLTEDSITSDRLTGLCLPHNDSLEARKKRYQKQLFLRRFGLTKKHKPKAVTGNIAIELTAFTAINGFDEAYTAWGFEDDDFSRRLYKKHYRPAIVVDSAMVLHQWHKSLRESDWLKNQSAKRFRKGRRRPAHCQMGLITPAPQPEPICRCFS, from the coding sequence ATGACCCACTCTTCGAGTTCATCCTCTTTAGTGCCCCGTTTTCATGCCATTGTCACTACGCACACAGATCAACATTTGGCGAACACGCTTCTGGCATTAATTAAGCAGTCACCAACACCAGCATCAATTACCGTCACTGTTGATGGAGAGCATGTCACTGTGCAAGATGTTGTTGCAGCTGTTGCAAAAAAAACTGGTTACCCTCTCAATTGTGTCACCCGCCGGCATATGGGAGAACCCCGTCGTGCTCAAACAAGAAACAATGGTGTGCGGGCACTACTTGAACAGGGTGTTGACCAAAGTGATTGGCTACTCTTTATTGATGGAGATTGCCTCGCCGCGCCCAATCTAATTACAGCCCACACAAAAAGCACCAAAAACGCAAAATTCTCTATTGGTTATTTTATAAATCTCACAGAACAACAAACAGCTCAGCTCACTGAAGATTCTATTACAAGTGACCGCCTCACTGGGTTGTGCTTGCCCCATAATGATTCTTTAGAGGCGCGAAAAAAACGCTACCAAAAACAATTGTTTCTTCGTCGATTCGGTTTAACAAAGAAACACAAACCCAAAGCGGTCACCGGAAATATCGCGATTGAACTTACAGCATTCACTGCCATTAATGGTTTTGATGAGGCCTACACTGCTTGGGGGTTTGAAGATGATGATTTCTCAAGGCGGCTTTATAAGAAGCACTATCGACCAGCTATTGTGGTTGATAGTGCAATGGTGCTTCACCAGTGGCACAAAAGCTTGCGAGAATCAGATTGGCTCAAAAACCAATCTGCAAAGCGTTTTCGCAAAGGGCGACGGCGACCAGCCCATTGTCAGATGGGACTAATAACACCAGCGCCTCAGCCGGAGCCTATTTGCCGGTGTTTCTCTTAG
- a CDS encoding MoxR family ATPase has product MLEADQNKDQNLQASAEKMAQKVKDAHHQISSEIGKVIIGQHQVIDELLISLFCGGHALVVGVPGLGKTLLVSTISQTLTLDFSRIQFTPDLMPSDLTGTEVIEEDKTTGMRSLRFVKGPIFSNVILADEINRTPPKTQAALLEAMQERQVTTGGVRHALPNPFFVLATQNPIEQEGTYPLPEAQLDRFMFNIKISYPNENEELAIVQQTTALKETSLNAVLGASDVEEVQKLVRQVPIADHVARYAVRIARSTRVRDVDDPPAVVKNYVSWGAGPRASQFLVLAAKTRAILSGDAHVTPDHIKSIAPSVMRHRVITNFNAEADGITSDEIVATLLDEIPVESSVGDLKKNLDSVLPSHS; this is encoded by the coding sequence ATGCTAGAAGCTGACCAAAATAAAGATCAAAACCTACAAGCCAGTGCTGAAAAGATGGCCCAGAAAGTCAAGGATGCACACCATCAAATCTCCTCTGAAATAGGCAAGGTCATTATTGGGCAACACCAAGTGATTGATGAGTTGCTGATATCACTATTTTGTGGTGGACACGCTCTTGTGGTTGGTGTTCCTGGTCTCGGAAAAACACTACTCGTATCCACTATTAGCCAAACCCTAACACTTGATTTTTCTCGTATTCAATTTACCCCAGACTTAATGCCATCAGACCTTACTGGCACTGAGGTAATCGAGGAAGATAAAACCACAGGTATGCGATCTCTTCGGTTTGTTAAAGGGCCGATTTTCTCAAACGTCATTTTGGCAGATGAGATAAACCGAACACCACCCAAAACTCAAGCAGCGCTTTTAGAGGCAATGCAAGAGAGACAAGTCACGACAGGTGGAGTGCGGCATGCGCTACCAAACCCATTTTTTGTATTAGCGACACAAAACCCGATTGAGCAAGAAGGAACCTACCCACTTCCCGAAGCCCAGTTAGATCGGTTTATGTTCAATATTAAAATTTCATATCCAAACGAGAATGAAGAGTTAGCAATTGTTCAACAAACAACAGCCCTTAAAGAAACAAGTTTAAATGCGGTGTTGGGTGCTAGTGATGTTGAGGAAGTGCAAAAACTTGTTCGACAAGTTCCAATCGCAGATCATGTTGCTCGTTATGCAGTCAGAATTGCTAGGTCTACAAGAGTTCGGGACGTCGATGACCCCCCAGCGGTCGTAAAAAACTACGTGAGCTGGGGCGCTGGTCCCCGGGCGAGCCAATTCTTGGTCCTCGCTGCAAAAACACGTGCGATTTTATCTGGTGATGCTCATGTGACGCCAGATCACATCAAATCAATTGCACCATCAGTGATGCGACACCGCGTTATTACTAATTTTAACGCTGAAGCAGATGGAATTACATCAGATGAAATCGTTGCCACTCTTTTAGATGAAATACCAGTGGAATCTTCAGTGGGTGATCTCAAGAAGAACTTGGATTCAGTTCTACCATCACACTCTTAA
- a CDS encoding class I SAM-dependent methyltransferase, with protein sequence MSSSQPKKPTTKTRVTLAIDSQSAQRQAWAKSHLPDVEIVSSVDAVVQENEVRVVVTDHRVELWDHETPHGRGTFADFSHIDTRTGSGNLGRQQPLHKAIGTHARHVVDATAGFGQDAVLLACMGFQVTAFERNPVIAAILFDGLQRGKLVEALTEPLSQLDLVMADAKEGLSKLVDRPDVVYIDGMFPLKRSKAALAKKPMRLARRLVGEDDDLPELLAIARRFALKRVVVKRPQSAEPLSTTVSSRLKTKLVSYDIYPPSEPKCGS encoded by the coding sequence ATGTCGAGTTCCCAACCAAAAAAACCGACCACAAAGACCAGGGTCACCCTCGCAATAGACTCCCAAAGTGCCCAGCGCCAAGCATGGGCAAAGTCTCATCTACCGGATGTAGAGATTGTTTCTTCTGTTGATGCAGTTGTGCAGGAAAACGAAGTCCGTGTCGTTGTGACCGACCATCGTGTTGAGTTGTGGGACCATGAAACCCCACATGGACGTGGCACATTTGCAGACTTTAGCCATATCGACACACGCACTGGTAGTGGAAATTTGGGTCGCCAACAACCATTGCATAAAGCTATTGGCACACACGCTCGACACGTCGTAGATGCAACCGCGGGATTTGGGCAAGACGCGGTTTTATTGGCCTGTATGGGATTTCAAGTAACAGCCTTCGAACGAAACCCAGTCATAGCGGCGATACTTTTTGACGGCCTTCAACGAGGCAAGCTTGTTGAGGCGTTAACAGAACCACTTTCACAATTAGATTTGGTTATGGCTGACGCGAAAGAGGGGTTGTCAAAATTGGTCGATCGCCCTGATGTGGTTTATATCGATGGCATGTTTCCACTGAAGCGTAGTAAGGCAGCGCTTGCAAAAAAACCAATGCGATTAGCTCGACGGCTCGTTGGTGAGGATGATGACCTTCCAGAACTCTTGGCCATAGCCCGTCGTTTTGCTCTAAAACGGGTCGTCGTTAAGCGACCCCAATCTGCTGAGCCACTCAGCACAACAGTGTCATCGCGGCTCAAAACAAAACTTGTGAGCTATGACATCTATCCCCCATCAGAGCCAAAATGCGGATCCTAG
- a CDS encoding polyprenyl synthetase family protein — translation MFELLNQRPQLAATLRQELDGVIEIFEQQLASEIPAVSELCVHINRYRGKMLRPTLLLVSSLGCYGSTGNTAKKISKKHRIVAAVTEMIHMATLVHDDVLDLAQMRRNGPTINDLNGNQTAVMFGDYLISNAFHLCSHAGDPDINLRLGEVTNTLCEGEIIQLSHRDDMTLSEETYFQIISKKTASLIGACCELGAILANADENVVKAMREFGCSLGIAFQIKDDLLDFMGEQELLGKKPGKDIDAGEFTLPLIDYFSHASESKNKQMLEHLKVGDATAVHSELLVSRSLDRSIEKAAAYVQQAKDQLVVLEDSDARVLLSEIADQVIVRTF, via the coding sequence ATGTTTGAACTTCTAAACCAACGTCCACAACTCGCTGCGACCCTGCGTCAAGAACTTGATGGTGTCATCGAAATTTTTGAGCAGCAGTTAGCTAGTGAAATACCTGCAGTGAGTGAGTTGTGTGTCCATATCAATCGATACAGAGGCAAAATGCTCCGGCCGACATTATTGTTGGTCTCTAGTCTGGGTTGCTATGGATCAACTGGAAATACTGCGAAAAAAATATCTAAAAAACATCGCATTGTTGCCGCAGTCACTGAAATGATTCATATGGCCACACTTGTCCATGATGATGTTTTAGACCTTGCTCAAATGCGCCGCAATGGACCAACAATTAATGATTTAAATGGCAATCAAACCGCTGTTATGTTTGGTGACTATCTCATTTCTAACGCGTTTCACCTGTGTTCGCACGCTGGCGATCCTGATATTAATCTGCGTTTAGGTGAGGTCACTAATACGTTGTGTGAGGGTGAGATCATACAACTAAGCCATCGTGATGATATGACACTGAGTGAAGAGACCTATTTTCAAATCATCTCAAAGAAGACGGCTTCATTGATAGGTGCGTGTTGTGAGTTAGGTGCGATTCTCGCAAATGCTGATGAAAATGTTGTGAAAGCAATGAGGGAATTTGGTTGCTCTTTAGGAATCGCGTTCCAAATAAAAGATGATTTGTTAGATTTTATGGGTGAACAAGAATTATTAGGGAAAAAGCCTGGCAAGGATATTGATGCTGGTGAATTCACACTCCCTTTGATTGACTATTTTAGTCACGCATCAGAATCCAAAAACAAACAAATGCTCGAGCACCTTAAGGTTGGTGATGCCACTGCTGTGCACTCTGAGTTATTAGTGAGTCGCTCTCTGGATCGATCAATAGAGAAGGCTGCTGCATATGTTCAACAAGCAAAAGATCAACTTGTTGTTTTAGAGGACAGTGATGCACGAGTCCTTTTGTCAGAAATTGCTGACCAAGTCATTGTGCGAACCTTTTAG
- the dnaA gene encoding chromosomal replication initiator protein DnaA → MGQQTSQIKEELFAFLRTQHPNVCRHWFDEIEPLEVSNGTLKLLVRETVQLKYLRRCCVDQFTEAAQSVTGRLLVVSFVGEDDVDNSVNETLFENLPPVVPNEPFSPLTIDNEMLISPDYSFDNFVIGPGNRLAHAAAYAVAQKPGKAYNPLFIHGGVGLGKTHLLQAICQLAMAHRPDLQIYYISCDGFMTHFLEAVQAGQMMDFRHRFRNVDLLVIDDIHDLSKRNRTQEEFFHTFNSLYQSGRQIVLSSDAAPDEIPDLEERLISRFSCGLVAQIERPCYETRVAIVKQKAFVQQIDLPDDVSSYIAAKIDTNIRELEGALIKVHGLAHVNAVPISLALAKEAIGDRSNRSRSQHPSIQSIIDAITSYYDVKLTDLLSKRRQKSIALPRQIGMWLARKHTRYSLEEIGGYFGGRDHTTVMHAIRAINTKRKGDSSLDQDLSHLEEQLSSQSTNSSTETT, encoded by the coding sequence ATGGGCCAACAAACCTCACAAATCAAAGAAGAGTTATTCGCTTTTCTTCGAACACAACACCCCAATGTCTGTCGACATTGGTTTGATGAAATTGAACCATTAGAGGTTTCAAATGGAACTTTGAAACTTTTAGTACGGGAGACTGTTCAACTTAAATACCTACGAAGGTGTTGTGTTGATCAATTCACTGAAGCAGCACAAAGTGTTACAGGGCGATTGTTGGTTGTCAGTTTTGTTGGTGAAGATGATGTTGATAATAGTGTTAATGAAACACTGTTTGAAAATTTACCACCAGTTGTACCCAACGAACCATTTTCACCACTAACTATCGACAATGAAATGTTGATTAGCCCAGACTACTCCTTTGATAATTTTGTCATTGGACCCGGTAATCGTTTAGCCCATGCTGCTGCATACGCTGTCGCACAAAAACCAGGAAAGGCTTATAACCCCCTGTTTATTCATGGTGGTGTTGGTCTTGGAAAAACACATCTTCTCCAAGCTATTTGTCAGTTGGCGATGGCACACCGTCCTGACTTACAAATCTACTACATTTCATGTGATGGTTTTATGACACACTTTTTGGAGGCGGTCCAAGCTGGACAAATGATGGATTTCCGTCACCGTTTCCGGAATGTTGATTTGTTGGTTATTGACGATATCCATGACCTTTCAAAGCGAAATAGGACACAAGAGGAATTCTTTCACACATTCAATAGCCTCTACCAAAGCGGTAGGCAGATTGTTTTGTCCTCAGACGCAGCCCCAGATGAGATTCCAGACCTAGAAGAACGACTTATTAGCCGTTTTAGTTGTGGTTTGGTGGCTCAAATTGAACGACCTTGTTACGAGACTCGTGTTGCTATTGTGAAACAAAAAGCTTTTGTGCAACAGATTGATCTTCCAGATGATGTATCGAGTTATATAGCAGCGAAAATAGATACAAATATTCGCGAGCTTGAGGGTGCGTTGATAAAGGTGCATGGATTAGCGCATGTTAATGCTGTTCCTATATCACTAGCTCTTGCTAAAGAAGCTATTGGTGATCGATCGAATCGATCTCGATCTCAACACCCAAGTATTCAAAGTATTATTGATGCTATTACTTCATATTATGATGTGAAGTTGACTGACCTTCTATCTAAGAGAAGGCAAAAGTCTATTGCTTTGCCACGTCAGATTGGTATGTGGTTAGCGCGCAAACATACCCGTTATAGCCTTGAAGAAATTGGGGGTTATTTTGGAGGCCGTGATCACACAACAGTGATGCACGCTATTCGCGCTATCAATACAAAGCGAAAAGGTGACTCTTCTTTAGATCAAGATCTAAGTCACCTTGAAGAACAACTGAGTTCACAATCTACAAACAGCTCAACAGAAACCACCTAA
- the mutM gene encoding bifunctional DNA-formamidopyrimidine glycosylase/DNA-(apurinic or apyrimidinic site) lyase — translation MPELPEVECVRRTLAPDLAKTQVISVSISRKDVVIQPQARITTKALKKKLLEGDHIHTLSRHGKNLFFEARSGQVLCVHLGMTGQFMLFRRSQDIPVDSHIHCVWKLKGRRGEVFLCFRDPRRFGGLRPLGSKEAMNQRINHQLGPDALTLTKDDLALALKRTRRSIKVAILDQRVLAGVGNIYADEALFAARIHPLTPSNQLRLGRVARLADCIRSTLESALLSGGSTISSYRDPLDQAGQFQHHHLVYGRGGEPCESCGRKLRKILVAQRTTVFCSKCQQVSRASKEGILNHKTP, via the coding sequence ATGCCTGAGCTTCCTGAAGTTGAATGTGTCCGACGCACACTTGCACCCGATCTTGCAAAGACACAGGTGATTTCTGTGTCTATTTCGCGGAAGGATGTGGTCATCCAGCCTCAAGCTCGGATCACTACAAAGGCACTTAAAAAAAAGCTTTTAGAAGGTGATCACATCCATACCTTGAGTAGGCATGGAAAGAACTTGTTTTTTGAGGCACGATCCGGCCAGGTGTTATGTGTGCATTTGGGTATGACTGGACAATTTATGTTGTTTAGACGATCTCAAGACATCCCCGTTGACTCCCACATTCACTGTGTCTGGAAACTCAAAGGACGTCGGGGTGAAGTGTTTTTATGTTTTCGTGATCCAAGAAGATTTGGGGGGCTTCGTCCACTTGGATCAAAAGAGGCAATGAACCAGCGGATAAACCACCAATTAGGACCAGATGCGTTGACGCTGACCAAAGATGATTTGGCTCTCGCCCTCAAGCGAACACGCCGGAGTATCAAAGTAGCGATCTTGGATCAGCGTGTGTTAGCGGGTGTTGGAAACATTTATGCCGATGAAGCGTTGTTTGCTGCTCGTATTCACCCATTAACTCCATCAAACCAACTCCGTCTTGGTCGCGTAGCCCGTTTAGCAGACTGTATTCGCTCCACACTGGAATCTGCCCTTTTGTCTGGTGGATCTACCATTTCGTCTTACCGTGATCCTCTCGACCAGGCAGGCCAATTTCAGCATCACCATCTGGTCTACGGTCGGGGTGGGGAGCCGTGTGAATCATGTGGTCGTAAACTCCGGAAGATTCTTGTTGCACAACGAACAACCGTATTTTGTTCGAAGTGCCAACAAGTTTCAAGAGCCTCAAAAGAAGGCATTTTGAACCACAAAACCCCTTAA
- a CDS encoding MBL fold metallo-hydrolase codes for MLPRTPPRVGQNGFLYVPPYRIQGISIAGEQTVVQIPELSLAFDIGLCPRIALASDFVALSHGHMDHVAGLPYYFSQRMFQKMVVGTCICHEDLAPALLNMMDAWVNVEQQHTKHKVVGLAPGDQYEIKNNIMLRALPADHTVPALSYAVIEYRSKLREEYCDLPQDQLRDLKKSGKPITQVFEIPLIAYSGDTQLGPSLYSPEFTEAKIVISECTFFDQDHRSRATSGKHLHAADIVGLLDVWKAEAVILIHTSRRMDLERSREKLLTLIGPEQASRVHFLMDHRRNRARYECQQAALDSK; via the coding sequence ATGTTGCCTCGTACGCCACCACGTGTTGGCCAAAACGGTTTTCTTTACGTCCCCCCTTATCGCATTCAAGGCATCAGTATTGCTGGTGAACAGACGGTCGTACAGATCCCGGAGTTGAGCCTGGCCTTTGATATTGGATTATGTCCTCGTATTGCATTGGCCTCAGATTTTGTCGCACTTTCTCATGGCCATATGGATCATGTTGCGGGCTTACCGTATTACTTCAGCCAGCGAATGTTCCAAAAAATGGTTGTTGGAACCTGTATTTGTCATGAAGACTTAGCGCCAGCTCTCCTAAATATGATGGACGCATGGGTTAATGTTGAGCAACAACATACAAAACACAAGGTTGTTGGGCTTGCTCCTGGCGATCAGTATGAAATCAAAAACAACATCATGTTGCGTGCGCTTCCAGCCGACCATACCGTCCCTGCCCTTTCGTACGCTGTTATTGAGTATCGAAGTAAGTTGCGTGAGGAATATTGTGATTTACCACAAGATCAATTACGCGACCTTAAAAAATCTGGGAAGCCAATTACCCAGGTTTTTGAAATTCCCTTGATCGCCTACAGTGGTGATACTCAATTAGGGCCTTCTTTGTACAGCCCGGAATTCACTGAGGCCAAAATTGTGATTTCCGAATGCACCTTCTTTGACCAAGATCACAGATCAAGGGCGACCAGCGGAAAACATCTTCATGCTGCCGATATTGTTGGTCTCCTCGACGTTTGGAAGGCTGAGGCTGTCATTTTGATTCATACCTCCCGCCGAATGGACCTTGAGCGATCGAGAGAAAAGTTATTGACGCTTATTGGTCCTGAACAGGCGAGTCGTGTCCATTTTTTGATGGATCATCGCCGTAATCGTGCTCGTTATGAGTGCCAACAGGCCGCGTTGGATTCAAAATAG
- a CDS encoding BatA domain-containing protein, with the protein MSFITIGLAVAGLAAMVIPIVIHLLSRERYQVVQWAAMQFLIEAYRRNKRRLRIEQIILVAIRCLILLLLGIALAQPLINSKNILGNSGPKSVHLVMDDGLISGLTDKQGQTALDKQRIIAQEIIGSLNTDDLISVTTTAQPAQAAVAPATTNHRGVNDLLIAMEPSSSISDLPTALRLVEEQIEQLQDQSQRHVVYLLSEFRQGSTSLDEPINKMSLSDRYGVELLAMAPSSEPISNVQVVSITPIRHMVMPEHGDRNTQVTITLRREGGNFPPEDTTLQVVTDRGQEATEVTVSWKAGQQEMLVEVMLDLSNIASANIELQASIEHDSLEVDNHQFTSLRSVETIRVAIIDRQLQTGRPRVDEMQPGHWINLALLPENKSPIEVSYIEPTSLDGGQLYGIDVAFVVRPDLLTQEGITTVKNYVQGGGFLIISPPPNVDSHAWATPLLSALSLPWIVELETNKHESSIALSTEQPPSSLLGLLGPEMESLSRPVLFSKTINVQIPSGSQDAALIFEDGQPALLIGQTTSGDDLVFDKSVNQEEQSQINNSLTARRGIVVMMSTALDLEWTNLPSKPLLVPLLHETIRQGLGLIRSQQNALVGQRPILWPGATEIELANGSRVTAAQDGRVNQPINTPGLWRVQDSQGTALGVLAININPLGGRTEVNAPEAVQNWLDRGTPEKTKWSFIDAGDPTAALSDTPNKAPIGRTILFIVLGLLVLETLLSRRFSHAHRTSQSEQKNISLDEHISQVIGGGRA; encoded by the coding sequence ATGAGTTTTATCACCATAGGCTTGGCCGTTGCGGGTCTTGCGGCAATGGTGATCCCCATTGTTATTCACTTATTGAGTCGCGAGCGATACCAAGTGGTTCAGTGGGCAGCTATGCAATTTTTGATTGAGGCCTATCGACGCAACAAGCGACGCCTGCGTATAGAGCAAATAATTCTAGTAGCAATTCGTTGTCTAATTTTATTGTTATTAGGTATTGCGTTAGCCCAACCACTCATTAATTCAAAAAACATCCTAGGTAACAGTGGTCCAAAATCTGTTCATTTAGTCATGGATGATGGTTTGATTTCCGGGCTCACAGACAAGCAAGGTCAAACAGCTTTAGATAAACAACGAATAATCGCTCAAGAAATCATAGGATCCTTAAATACAGATGACCTTATTAGTGTCACAACAACCGCGCAACCCGCACAAGCAGCAGTAGCGCCAGCAACAACAAATCACAGGGGTGTGAATGATCTCTTGATAGCAATGGAGCCATCATCATCAATAAGTGATCTTCCTACAGCCCTCAGGTTGGTGGAAGAGCAGATTGAACAACTTCAAGATCAAAGCCAGCGGCACGTGGTTTATTTATTAAGTGAGTTTCGACAAGGGTCCACCTCTTTAGATGAACCAATCAATAAAATGTCACTGAGTGATAGGTATGGAGTTGAGCTTTTAGCAATGGCTCCAAGTAGCGAACCGATTTCAAATGTCCAAGTTGTTTCTATTACACCTATTCGCCATATGGTGATGCCAGAGCACGGTGATCGCAACACACAAGTGACTATCACGTTACGTAGAGAAGGTGGAAATTTCCCACCCGAGGATACAACACTCCAGGTTGTTACAGACCGAGGGCAAGAGGCGACAGAAGTAACCGTTAGTTGGAAGGCTGGACAACAAGAGATGTTAGTTGAAGTGATGTTAGATTTATCTAACATCGCAAGCGCGAATATCGAGCTTCAGGCTTCTATTGAGCATGATTCACTTGAAGTGGATAACCATCAATTCACATCACTACGAAGTGTCGAGACAATCCGCGTAGCAATTATTGATCGCCAACTACAAACTGGTCGGCCCCGGGTTGATGAAATGCAGCCTGGCCACTGGATTAATTTAGCTCTACTTCCAGAAAACAAAAGTCCAATTGAAGTTTCATATATTGAACCCACAAGTTTAGATGGTGGGCAACTATATGGCATTGATGTTGCGTTTGTGGTTCGCCCAGATCTACTTACACAAGAGGGAATAACAACCGTCAAAAACTATGTTCAAGGGGGTGGTTTTCTTATTATTTCTCCCCCACCAAACGTAGATTCACACGCTTGGGCAACCCCATTGTTGTCCGCTTTATCATTACCTTGGATAGTTGAATTAGAAACCAATAAACACGAGTCTTCGATTGCTTTATCAACAGAGCAACCCCCATCATCACTACTTGGTTTATTGGGACCAGAAATGGAATCATTAAGCCGCCCAGTGCTTTTCTCCAAGACAATTAATGTCCAGATACCAAGTGGCTCACAAGATGCTGCTCTTATCTTTGAAGACGGACAACCCGCACTTCTTATTGGTCAAACAACAAGTGGTGATGATTTGGTGTTTGATAAATCAGTAAACCAAGAAGAGCAATCCCAGATAAACAATAGTCTGACTGCTCGGCGTGGCATTGTTGTCATGATGTCAACAGCGTTAGATCTTGAGTGGACAAACCTGCCAAGTAAACCACTACTAGTACCTCTCCTTCATGAGACTATTCGCCAAGGGCTTGGTCTTATTCGTTCTCAACAAAACGCTCTTGTTGGACAAAGACCTATCTTGTGGCCAGGTGCTACAGAGATCGAGTTAGCCAATGGAAGTCGTGTCACAGCAGCACAAGATGGACGTGTTAATCAACCAATCAACACACCAGGCCTCTGGCGTGTCCAAGATAGCCAAGGAACTGCTCTTGGTGTACTTGCAATAAACATCAATCCACTAGGTGGGCGCACAGAGGTAAATGCACCCGAGGCGGTTCAAAATTGGCTTGATCGTGGCACACCCGAAAAAACAAAATGGTCCTTTATTGATGCCGGGGATCCAACAGCGGCTCTAAGTGACACCCCAAACAAAGCACCCATTGGTCGTACTATTTTGTTTATTGTGCTTGGTCTACTTGTTCTTGAAACACTTCTCTCACGTCGTTTCAGTCATGCACACAGAACAAGTCAAAGTGAACAAAAAAATATTTCGCTAGATGAACATATAAGCCAGGTTATTGGCGGGGGTCGCGCATGA